A window of the Trichoderma asperellum chromosome 4, complete sequence genome harbors these coding sequences:
- a CDS encoding uncharacterized protein (EggNog:ENOG41) → MAKVVFLMADYGHDPTETCVPYTAFKNAGFDVKFATEAGKSPQCDSKMLEGLTQCLLGATSFNVKRYRAMADSEEWKNPLSWSDEQFSLDAFNLAFFPGGHDKAVRQVIDSERVHKLVSDFFPSAKKPSNKAVGAVCHGVMVLSESKHPDGSSVIRDCATTTLPARFEQLAFWGTRLFLGDYYKTYGAGTDDVEVLVRKELANPDQLKISIKPSPFVVEDENYNYVTARYPGDAELLSQKLVKLVQSF, encoded by the exons ATGGCAAAGGTTGTCTTTCTAATGGCCGACTATGGCCATGATCCGACTG AAACATGTGTGCCTTATACGGCCTTCAAGAATGCAGGCTTCGATGTCAAATTTGCAACCGAGGCAGGCAAATCGCCTCAATGCGACTCCAAGATGCTGGAAGGGCTCACGCAGTGCCTTTTG GGTGCAACCTCGTTCAACGTAAAGAGATATCGCGCCATGGCCGACTCGGAAGAATGGAAGAATCCCTTGTCATGGTCTGACGAGCAATTCTCCCTGGACGCGTTCAACCTCGCGTTCTTCCCTGGTGGTCACGACAAAGCAGTCAGGCAGGTGATTGACTCGGAGAGAGTCCACAAGCTGGTCTCCGATTTCTTCCCCAGCGCGAAGAAGCCAAGCAACAAGGCAGTCGGCGCGGTCTGTCACGGCGTCATGGTGCTTTCAGAGTCCAAGCATCCCGATGGGAGCAGCGTCATTCGCGATTGCGCAACCACCACGCTGCCGGCGCGGTTTGAGCAGCTGGCCTTTTGGGGCACCCGTCTCTTCCTGGGAGATTACTACAAGACGTATGGAGCGGGAACCGATGATGTGGAAGTCTTGGTGCGAAAAGAATTGGCAAATCCTGATCAGCTCAAGATTAGCATCAAGCCCTCACC CTTTGTTGTCGAGGACGAAAACTACAACTACGTCACGGCGAGATACCCCGGCGATGCAGAACTTTTGTCACAGAAGCTAGTTAAGCTAGTGCAGAGCTTTTGA
- a CDS encoding uncharacterized protein (SECRETED:SignalP(1-16)~CAZy:GH55), producing the protein MRAVSLLLGLAAVVAGNSLPAEGIEARHSSGYWYENIEHNGISPFIADGKNWTVFRNVKTHFGAKGDGVTDDWAAIQAAFDYANATDSRNASVWGTTGAPAVVYIPAGTYRLSKPLQSYIDTVVIGDPTNRPVLQASSDFSDPFLYLGWDPRLDPTINFYIALKNVVLDSTKVAPTHNITLLNWAVSQAVQLTNVLFNMPNGGVAHTGLSMPQGGSPLMINDVVFQGGSVGIRMNEQQYHFKGITFKNQDIGLKLDKLFEGTGQGLHFESCKVGIETTNNNTGFFALIDSTAKNVGILWNAAASPTAQGSIVLENIQVDHTVGSTVTAGGKNVLRGSVKPGQSWIWGNVYGPSDGQRAQGKFFPASRPAALVDITGAYHVATPPTFQEYSVNQVINVKTVRGLPVAGDGVTDDTKNLQKIINSAAGKNVLYFPHGTYLVSDTLVVPPGSRFHGEVWSEISATGSKFKNANNPVPMVQVGYPGQVGVAQFVDMLFTVADILPGCKLVEVNMAGLKAGDVGFFNSHFRLGGARGSKVQTNCDDPATCKAARVCAHLTALSSSYWENSWCWSADHDLDDDYGANPSTAGGFLVESIRATWMLGIGSEHNSLYQVNIHQAQNVFLGFQQSETPYWQGNNSGLLTPLPWTGSLLDSDPDFSWCAADDAQCRMAIFQYIHDSSNVNVYGGGYWVFFNGINRDGCSAECQQNAVIYTDNKKLFSYGVSTHNVRTMVLESTGGKDVAEVTDTANSGGWQSHGGVMAAYLGQSSY; encoded by the exons ATGAGAGCCGTGTCATTGCTTCTCGGCCTGGCTGCCGTTGTAGCTGGTAACTCTCTACCAGCCGAAGGCATCGAGGCCAGACACTCGTCCGGCTACTGGTACGAGAACATCGAGCACAACGGAATCAGTCCCTTCATTGCTGATGGCAAGAACTGGACCGTCTTCCGCAACGTCAAGACACACTTTGGTGCCAAGGGCGACGGCGTGACTGATGACTGGGCAGCTATCCAAGCTGCCTTTGACTATGCCAATGCGACGGATTCTCGCAATGCGAGTGTTTGGGGCACCACCGGCGCTCCAGCTGTTGTTTACATACCGGCTGGCACATACCGTCTGAGCAAACCTCTTCAGTCGTATATCGACACCGTCGTGATTGGTGATCCTACCAATAGACCGGTGCTGCAAGCCTCTTCAGACTTTTCTGACCCATTTCTCTATCTCGGCTGGGACCCCAGACTTGACCCAACCATCAACTTCTACATCGCCCTGAAGAATGTCGTCTTGGACTCTACCAAAGTGGCCCCTACCCACAACATCACGCTCCTCAACTGGGCCGTGAGCCAAGCTGTGCAGCTTACCAACGTTTTATTCAACATGCCCAACGGCGGCGTTGCTCACACAGGCCTGTCGATGCCTCAGGGCGGCTCGCCTCTGATGATCAACGACGTTGTGTTCCAAGGTGGATCTGTTGGCATTCGCATGAATGAACAGCAATATCATTTTAAGGGAATCACCTTTAAGA ACCAGGACATTGGCCTGAAGCTCGACAAGCTGTTTGAGGGTACCGGCCAGGGTCTGCACTTTGAGTCATGCAAAGTCGGCATTGAGACTACAAACAACAATACCGGATTCTTTGCTCTTATTGATTCAACTGCAAAGAACGTTGGCATTTTGTGGAATGCTGCAGCTTCGCCCACAGCTCAAGGTTCTATTGTCCTTGAGAATATCCAAGTAGACCACACTGTCGGTTCT ACTGTTACAGCCGGAGGAAAGAATGTCCTCAGGGGCTCTGTTAAGCCGGGCCAGTCCTGGATCTGGGGCAACGTCTATGGACCTTCCGACGGCCAGCGCGCTCAGGGCAAATTCTTCCCAGCATCTCGACCTGCAGCACTTGTCGATATCACTGGAGCCTACCATGTTGCCACTCCTCCAACTTTCCAGGAGTATAGCGTGAACCAGGTCATCAATGTCAAGACGGTTCGCGGCCTGCCCGTTGCTGGTGACGGTGTTACAGATGA CACCAAAAACCTCCAGAAGATCATCAACAGCGCTGCTGGTAAGAATGTTCTCTACTTCCCTCATGGAACATACCTTGTTAGCGATACCCTTGTAGTTCCTCCTGGAAGTCG ATTCCACGGAGAGGTTTGGTCTGAAATCAGCGCTACTGGATCCAAGTTCAAGAACGCAAACAACCCAGTGCCGATGGTTCAGGTTGGATATCCTGGCCAAGTCGGCGTTGCGCAATTTGTCGACATGCTCTTCACTGTTGCTGATATTCTTCCTGGCTGCAAGCTCGTGGAGGTCAACATGGCGGGCCTAAAGGCTGGAGACGttggcttcttcaactcTCACTTCCGTCTTGGAGGTGCCCGAGGCTCCAAGGTCCAGACCAACTGCGATGATCCCGCGACCTGCAAGGCCGCGCGAGTTTGCGCCCATCTCACAGCTTTGTCTTCGTCATACTGGGAGAACAGCTGGTGCTGGAGCGCCGATCACGATCTTGACGATGATTACGGCGCTAACCCTTCCACTGCTGGTGGCTTCTTGGTGGAATCCATCCGAGCTACCTGGATGTTGGGTATTGGTAGCGAGCACAACTCCCTGTACCAAGTGAACATTCATCAGGCACAGAAcgtcttcttgggcttccaGCAGAGCGAGACGCCATACTGGCAAGGCAATAACTCTGGCTTGCTGACTCCCTTGCCCTGGACCGGCTCTCTACTAGACAGCGACCCGGACTTTAGCTGGTGCGCAGCTGACGATGCTCAGTGTCGCATGGCTATTTTCCAGTATATCCACGATTCTAGCAACGTCAATGTCTATGGTGGCGGATACTGGGTCTTCTTCAACGGCATCAACCGCGATGGCTGCTCGGCTGAATGCCAGCAGAACGCTGTCATCTATACCGATAACAAGAAGCTGTTCAGTTATGGTGTGAGCACGCATAATGTTAGAACTATGGTGCTCGAGTCCACGGGAGGGAAGGACGTGGCTGAAGTGACCGATACTGCAAACTCGGGAGGTTGGCAGAGCCATGGTGGTGTCATGGCTGCGTACTTGGGACAGAGCAGCTATTAA
- a CDS encoding uncharacterized protein (TransMembrane:1 (o895-913i)~EggNog:ENOG41), whose amino-acid sequence MPFPKPVQVQGGWQVKDSPTTEQRDPVEMLRSIPRSAAGVVTDTGDILDRAGKPIGKITESGESSDLVGSAVMASGDILDSSGKVLAKANLDSEELGEQEGEEGEEGDEGEESEYTTGAKDQKSGGWNLMGKTKSAYQTASNLQKPVSQGLDLVSRMQKPSEDEQSSADSSIQVGDQDKQLQERGMEAGDQEKLKEEAPIAMEDKSEAGKELEGTEAPQPEEAKEGEMPEPDTKDLEEKKSEVAEEGEKLQEEEPIDFSMLKGMKVNKAGKLVNKDGDVVGILLEGDAKQLIGKQSDEEGNIWNDSGKIIGKCRPLNHTERGDEKEFAPFENFPDAVVEADGRVMYNGQQVGVVVEGDAKHLKGSKVDEDGDILDRRGNVVGKAESWDQQEEEPIDYSELKGTKVNKAGKLVNKNGDILGVLIEGDAKQLIGMKSDEEGNIWNDAGKIVGKCRPLTHGERGDEKEFAPFENFPDAVVEADGRVMFEGRQVGVVVDGDPKHLKGSKVDEDGDILDRRGNVVGKAEAWDEPEPEPEAVVDMSSLAGKRVNKAGNIVDGSGAIYGRVIEGNVKSLVGRMCDKNGNILSESGDIIGKAELVGEGEREGVKEGIFAELSGCTVAKDGTVVTPSGDIVGRLTEGDPKKLFGRAVDEDGDIVDGNGNVLGKAERWEEPEAPEKKKAPYAGRKVNREGNVLDEEGNLIAKLVSGDVAACSGKEVDEDGDVINYKGNTVGHVALLEDIPKETEEDIKKREEAENDRKLAGKLAGCIEQSLDKMRPICKMITDKINTAERTPKEELDEEALVREVKPLIEEGAKILTETNGTIRGLDPDGRIQRNAKHKAGTKEATPEEHHLAEVLSELTGTVTQTIDNAKSKIEGMPHAKKELNPLWGLLAEPLFQIIAAVGLLLNGVLGLVGKLLSGLGLGGIVDNLLGTLGLNRVLDSLGLGSITGVITGKDKKEKKKGGGLLGLGIGG is encoded by the exons ATGCCGTTCCCAAAACCTGTGCAAGTCCAGGGGGGCTGGCAAGTCAAAGATAGTCCTACTACAGAGCAGAGAGATCCAG TTGAAATGCTGCGATCTATCCCTCgatctgctgctggcgttgTGACCGACACAGGAGACATTCTTGATAGAGCCGGCAAGCCTATCGGAAAGATTACCGAGTCAGGGGAATCTTCTGATCTCGTGGGCAGCGCTGTCATGGCTTCTGGCGACATCCTCGACTCTTCTGGAAAGGTCCTTGCTAAGGCCAACCTGGATTCTGAGGAATTGGGTGAACAAGAAGGTGAGGAGGGCGAAGAGGGCGATGAGGGTGAGGAGAGTGAATACACGACTGGAGCAAAGGACCAAAAGTCCGGCGGCTGGAACCTCATGGGAAAGACCAAATCTGCCTACCAGACGGCCAGCAACCTCCAAAAGCCCGTTTCACAGGGCCTCGACCTTGTCAGTAGGATGCAGAAGCCAAGCGAAGATGAACAAAGCTCAGCTGACTCGTCGATCCAGGTCGGCGACCAGGACAAACAGCTCCAGGAGCGGGGAATGGAGGCTGGAGATCAGGAGAagctgaaagaagaagctccgATCGCAATGGAAGACAAATCGGAAGCTGGTAAAGAGCTCGAGGGAACCGAGGCACCCCAGCCAGAGGAGGCCAAAGAAGGCGAGATGCCCGAGCCAGATACCAAGGActtggaagaaaagaagtctGAGGTCGCCGAAGAGGGCGAAAAGctacaagaagaggagccgATTGATTTCTCCATGCTCAAGGGAATGAAGGTCAACAAAGCTGGCAAGCTTGTAAACAaggatggagatgttgtCGGAATCCTACTCGAAGGTGACGCCAAGCAGCTCATCGGCAAGCAGtcagatgaagaaggcaaTATCTGGAATGACTCTGGCAAAATCATTGGTAAATGCCGTCCATTGAACCATACCGAGCGTGGTGATGAAAAGGAATTCGCCCCATTCGAGAACTTCCCGGATGCCGTTGTTGAGGCTGATGGTCGCGTTATGTATAATGGCCAGCAGGTAGGTGTTGTTGTAGAGGGCGACGCGAAGCATCTCAAGGGCAGTAAAGTTGATGAGGACGGTGATATTCTCGACCGACGAGGCAATGTCGTTGGAAAGGCAGAGTCTTGGGAtcaacaagaagaggagccaATTGATTATTCTGAGCTCAAGGGAACCAAGGTCAACAAAGCCGGCAAACTCGTCAACAAGAATGGAGATATTCTCGGAGTCCTCATCGAAGGCGACGCCAAGCAGCTCATCGGCATGAAATCAGACGAGGAGGGAAATATTTGGAATGACGCTGGCAAAATCGTCGGCAAATGCCGTCCATTAACTCATGGGGAACGTGGCGATGAAAAGGAGTTTGCCCCATTCGAGAATTTCCCAGATGCCGTTGTTGAGGCTGATGGCCGCGTTATGTTCGAAGGCCGGCAGgttggtgttgttgttgacGGCGATCCGAAGCATCTCAAGGGCAGTAaagttgatgaagatggcgataTTCTCGACCGACGAGGTAACGTCGTTGGAAAGGCAGAGGCCTGGGATGAGCCCGAGCCCGAGCCTGAGGCTGTTGTCGACATGTCCTCATTGGCAGGCAAGAGGGTTAACAAGGCTGGCAATATCGTCGATGGATCGGGTGCCATCTACGGCAGAGTTATTGAGGGTAATGTTAAATCCCTGGTGGGCCGTATGTGCGACAAGAATGGTAATATCCTGAGTGAATCTGGAGATATCATTGGCAAGGCCGAACTCGTTGGCGAAGGCGAACGTGAGGGCGTGAAAGAGGGCATATTCGCTGAGCTGAGTGGCTGCACTGTCGCAAAGGACGGCACAGTTGTTACGCCTTCAGGCGATATTGTTGGAAGACTCACCGAAGGCGACCCCAAGAAACTGTTTGGCCGTGCCgtcgatgaagatggagatatTGTCGACGGCAACGGAAACGTCCTGGGCAAGGCCGAGCGCTGGGAAGAGCCTGAGGCtcctgagaagaagaaggctccTTATGCAGGTCGCAAGGTGAACCGCGAAGGCAACGTCCTGGACGAAGAAGGAAACCTCATCGCCAAACTCGTTAGCGGTGACGTTGCTGCCTGCTCTGGCAAGGAAGTCGACGAAGACGGTGATGTAATCAATTACAAGGGCAACACCGTCGGCCACGTCGCTCTCCTTGAAGACATTCCCAAAGAAACCGAAGAAGACATCAAGAAGCGcgaagaggctgagaatGATCGCAAGTTGGCCGGGAAACTGGCTGGATGTATCGAGCAGTCTCTGGACAAGATGCGTCCCATCTGCAAGATGATCACAGACAAGATCAACACAGCCGAGAGGACGCCCAAGGAGGAACTTGACGAAGAGGCGCTGGTGAGGGAAGTTAAGCCGCTGATCGAAGAAGGAGCCAAGATCCTGACTGAGACCAACGGTACTATTCGTGGACTCGATCCTGATGGACGTATCCAGCGAAACGCAAAGCACAAGGCGGGCACTAAGGAGGCTACGCCTGAGGAGCATCACCTGGCTGAAGTGCTCTCAGAG CTCACGGGCACTGTTACTCAGACCATTGACAACGCAAAGAGCAAGATTGAGGGCATGCCCCATGCTAAGAAGGAACTCAACCCTCTCTGGGGTCTCTTGGCGGAGCCGTTGTTCCAGATCATTGCGGCTGTTGGATTGTTGCTCAACGGCGTCCTCGGCCTCGTTGGTAAATTG CTGAGTGGTCTCGGTCTCGGCGGCATTGTCGACAATCTCCTCGGAACGCTGGGACTGAACAGGGTCCTCGATAGCCTTGGACTGGGTAGCATTACCGGTGTTATAACTGGtaaggacaagaaggagaagaagaaaggaggaggATTGCTGGGATTGGGAATCGGCGGTTAA
- a CDS encoding uncharacterized protein (EggNog:ENOG41) gives MPHQQSSSPNSPPLPSSDGDRQGPRRSSSHRLVMLPRTNSHNGSSEERKNPDIKIPKIQPVEQGEPLAELAQGLVGKFIDEFGNILDWDGTVLGSVEGDLPAMVGRPVSESGEIFDNAGEVVGYVSENHTRPKLKDLEGGLRIDGDGNIYNKDGKVVGKMNGPSTEEGEGGSGQQHKANEGGKSQDAGKENDATPGPSEVYLDVKSTHDGIQLIIKIPTVFKKGN, from the coding sequence ATGCCGCATCAGCAGTCATCATCGCCTAATAGCCCCCCGTTGCCGTCATCCGACGGTGATCGTCAGGGACCACGacgctcttccagccataGGCTCGTCATGCTGCCTCGGACCAATTCAcacaatggcagcagcgaggagagaaaaaatccAGACATCAAGATACCCAAAATACAGCCCGTTGAGCAAGGAGAGCCGCTCGCCGAACTCGCCCAGGGCTTAGTGGGCAAGTTTATCGACGAGTTCGGCAACATCCTGGACTGGGATGGTACGGTGCTGGGGTCTGTGGAGGGCGATCTTCCTGCCATGGTGGGACGGCCTGTGTCCGAATCTGGGGAGATTTTTGACAACGCCGGAGAAGTGGTGGGATATGTATCCGAGAACCATACGAGGCCGAAGCTTAAGGATCTAGAGGGAGGTTTGAGGATAGATGGCGATGGTAACATCTACAATAAAGATGGCAAGGTAGTTGGCAAGATGAACGGCCCGTCAAcagaggagggagaaggaggatCTGGGCAGCAGCACAAGGCGAATGAGGGCGGAAAATCTCAAGATGCCGGCAAAGAGAACGATGCAACGCCAGGCCCTTCAGAGGTGTATTTGGATGTCAAATCAACACACGACGGCATCCAACTGATTATCAAGATACCCacggtttttaaaaaaggaaactaA
- a CDS encoding uncharacterized protein (EggNog:ENOG41~TransMembrane:1 (o22-42i)), giving the protein METLHGHWVSPLFIPRAIHSNAHYMMVIGLLAITAIPTVTGVGQAVSAQKKQNAANKEKEKFHLTAVVQDGEEEDDDYETDFCVLKDGKLLVNIPLDADFPGYAFCGYYFTYPSEEQHLGLVSTISDDPPMLNWIYINKDTHAVEYGARKDTLGHVIGPWGWSEDETFLTIQGNDDCFVAKLERDDSGSGSGRWVVYWDPENEILATTEVEEECKPVRLKRAMLLGMQSKYVRD; this is encoded by the exons ATGGAAACCCTCCATGGGCACTGGGTATCCCCTTTGTTCATACCAAGAGCTATACACTCAAACGCCCATTACATGATGGTCATCGGGCTTCTCGCCATCACGGCAATACCAACCGTTACGGGAGTGGGCCAAGCCGTCAGTgcccagaagaagcaaaacgcggcaaacaaggaaaaggaaaagtttCACCTGACGGCGGTAGTCCAagatggggaagaagaagacgacgactaCGAGACGGATTTCTGCGTCCTGAAAGACGGAAAG TTGCTTGTCAACATTCCGCTCGATGCCGATTTCCCTGGCTACGCCTTTTGTGGCTACTACTTCACATACCCCAGTGAGGAGCAGCATCTGGGGCTAGTGAGCACCATCTCAGATGATCCCCCAATGCTCAACTGGATATACATCAACAAGGACACGCACGCGGTGGAGTACGGCGCTCGTAAGGACACCCTGGGCCACGTCATTGGGCCTTGGGGATGGAGCGAAGATGAGACGTTTCTAACGATTCAGGGCAACGACGATTGTTTTGTGGCGAAGCTGGAGCGCGACGACAGTGGCTCAGGCTCAGGGCGATGGGTGGTGTACTGGGATCCGGAGAACGAGATACTAGCCACGACggaggtggaggaagagTGCAAGCCAGtgaggctgaagagggcCATGTTACTGGGCATGCAGAGCAAGTATGTTAGGGACTAG
- a CDS encoding uncharacterized protein (TransMembrane:1 (i20-38o)~CAZy:GT64): protein MLASMASCFNWLLARRFRRVTTILAGLVLSIATIVFLVNNLGPAPTLPKGKPDAASSGDKALSPGFPLCSHHTDPNVTYPLESWRAAAETKYGGLLDDKFTIAMSTFHRPKELHRTLTTLLSTEIPSLLEIVVIWNNFDEKEPDSFVSEHGVSVRYRKPPRDSLNEKLWPDPAYRTKAILLTDDDVFYRPEDLEFVFQMWRKFGKDRMTGALARCVSALPSGEWDYNFCSQREHEDVYSIVLTNLAFTHIAFLDYYFSDDPAVTKIRKYVDDAFNCEDIGLNFVSSMLTGSGPLLVRGRHQYVNLDPAGGISRKPGHMEARSKCLNVFAEAFQCMPLVNETGRIEHGVKHNVWYKSLWDVIHG, encoded by the exons ATGCTTGCCTCCATGGCGTCGTGCTTCAACTGGCTGCTGGCGCGCCGCTTCAGGAGGGTTACAACCATCTTGGCCGGCCTGGTTCTCTCCATCGCCACCATCGTGTTCCTTGTCAACAACCTGGGCCCAGCTCCAACCTTGCCCAAAGGCAAACCGGACGCAGCATCTTCCGGCGATAAAGCATTGAGCCCCGGATTTCCTCTTTGCAGCCATCACACAGACCCCAATGTCACTTACCCCCTGGAATCATGGCGGGCTGCAGCTGAGACCAAGTATGGCGGGCTGCTGGACGACAAGTTTAC GATTGCCATGTCAACCTTCCATCGCCCAAAGGAGCTTCACCGCACCCTGACCACTCTACTATCCACCGAGATCCCATCACTGCTCGAAATAGTCGTCATATGGAACAACTTTGACGAAAAGGAGCCCGACAGCTTCGTATCCGAGCACGGCGTCTCTGTGCGATACCGCAAGCCGCCTCGCGACAGCCTCAACGAGAAACTCTGGCCAGATCCCGCATATCGCACAAAGGCCATCCTTCTTACCGACGACGATGTCTTCTACCGCCCCGAAGATCTCGAGTTCGTATTCCAGATGTGGCGCAAGTTTGGGAAAGACAGAATGACGGGAGCCCTTGCGCGCTGCGTCTCGGCTCTTCCATCCGGCGAGTGGGACTACAACTTTTGTTCCCAAAGGGAGCACGAAGATGTCTATTCCATCGTCTTGACCAACCTAGCGTTTACGCACATTGCATTCCTCGACTATTACTTCTCCGACGATCCTGCCGTAACCAAGATCCGCAAATACGTGGATGATGCCTTCAACTGCGAAGATATTGGCCTCAACTTTGTCTCTTCCATGTTGACTGGTTCCGGGCCCCTTTTGGTCCGCGGCCGCCATCAATACGTCAACTTGGATCCTGCAGGCGGCATCAGCAGGAAACCAGGCCACATGGAGGCTCGCAGCAAATGTCTCAACGTCTTTGCCGAAGCCTTCCAATGCATGCCGCTGGTCAACGAAACGGGACGGATAGAGCACGGTGTTAAACACAATGTATGGTATAAATCTCTGTGGGATGTGATTCACGGCTAG
- a CDS encoding uncharacterized protein (TransMembrane:1 (n6-17c22/23o302-323i)~EggNog:ENOG41~CAZy:GT32), translating to MRTRSIVALAAIAIFWLVVLFRRHIHELGEIVLTYSTFYPLLHKHPDILYRHPENSSSLLPELEPPSSTLSPVVVPKIIHQIALGNASVAKYQAAISSCTSLHPDWKHQLWTDVNATAFIAEFYPDILPHYTGYAQNIQRANILRYALLHHSGGVYVDLDVTCRVPLDSTPIVRLPYVSPGAHPAGVNNAFIATQPGHPFLSQLLENVPSHDLHWALPMRIPYVENMLSTGCMFYSNQWMAYVRDVLKGRQSSRVYILSDENGDMAPHMLRGKVTTPIFVHGGASSWHGWDAALFLMIGEHYTFYLGLLFVALTVIFGAAYICTTSRRSYRRRCRLFGGVAAARNSWSPTRQRKPSISQSMV from the coding sequence ATGCGGACCCGAAGCATCGTGGCCCtggccgccatcgccatcttctgGCTGGTCGTCCTCTTCCGCCGTCACATCCACGAGCTCGGCGAGATCGTCCTGACATACAGCACCTTTTACCCGCTGCTTCATAAGCACCCAGATATCCTGTATCGACACCCGGAGAACTCGTCGTCGCTTCTGCCCGAGCTCGAACCGCCTTCGTCAACACTCAGCCCAGTCGTCGTGCCCAAGATCATCCACCAGATCGCCCTGGGCAACGCCAGCGTCGCCAAATACCAggccgccatctccagctgcacGTCGCTGCACCCCGACTGGAAGCACCAGCTCTGGACCGACGTCAACGCCACAGCCTTCATTGCCGAGTTCTATCCCGACATCCTGCCTCACTACACCGGCTACGCCCAGAACATCCAGCGCGCCAACATCCTGCGATATGCCCTGCTGCACCACTCGGGCGGCGTCTATGTCGACCTCGACGTAACCTGTCGCGTCCCCCTCGACTCCACGCCCATTGTGCGCCTCCCGTACGTCTCGCCCGGCGCCCACCCCGCGGGAGTCAACAATGCCTTCATTGCTACGCAGCCCGGCCATCCGTTCTTGTCGCAGCTTCTGGAGAATGTGCCCAGCCATGACCTGCACTGGGCCCTGCCAATGCGCATCCCCTACGTCGAGAACATGCTGAGCACCGGGTGCATGTTTTACTCCAACCAGTGGATGGCCTACGTTCGCGACGTGCTCAAGGGGCGCCAGAGCAGCCGGGTCTACATCCTGTCGGACGAGAATGGCGACATGGCGCCGCACATGCTCCGAGGCAAGGTCACGACGCCCATTTTCGTGCACGGCGGCGCAAGCAGCTGGCACGGCTGGGATGCCGCCCTGTTCCTGATGATTGGCGAGCACTACACCTTTTATCTGGGCCTTCTCTTTGTCGCCCTGACCGTCATCTTTGGCGCCGCCTATATCTGCACAACATCAAGGAGATCGTACCGCCGCAGATGTCGCCTGTTTGGCGGCGTGGCAGCAGCCCGCAACAGCTGGTCACCCACAAGACAACGAAAGCCCAGCATCAGCCAGTCCATGGTATAG